A single region of the Leptodactylus fuscus isolate aLepFus1 chromosome 5, aLepFus1.hap2, whole genome shotgun sequence genome encodes:
- the LOC142202389 gene encoding mucin-17-like: protein MSLGLTSTMIRFLVLVSVIKGMAATTTAPPKTTTPLKCENGGVSNGVKCTCPEFTDGTRCQNIKDRITIGPNYNATLELVLTANYSYTSELQNPNSAAYQEFSVKYNTMMTSLLQGFNTYYAIKKLRNNNQQTVVDTEVFLGLQYNTTVAVLDQYEETYREIVSALNIRCPPDNLCISATTGAVIPPSKEGRCSEIITPEFLQFFRPVVDKDGLVCVSRCDPGIGTKNFLDCNQGNCQIKGNKGPQCFCPYTDQYIYTYPRCRGKILIVAMYGSVGAAVGVLLIVNVVLGVFLYKKKFHK from the exons ATGAGTCTTGGACTTACTTCCACCATGATCCGATTCTTGGTCCTGGTATCGG TGATTAAAGGGATGGCAGCAACAACTACGGCCCCACCCAAAACAACTACCCCAT TAAAATGTGAGAATGGCGGGGTCTCGAATGGCGTTAAATGTACTTGTCCTGAGTTTACCGATGGAACAAGGTGTCAGAACATCAAAGATAGGATTACCATAG GACCGAACTATAACGCCACATTGGAACTGGTGCTGACAGCCAATTACAGCTACACTAGTGAACTACAAAACCCCAACTCCGCGGCATATCAAGAATTTTCAGTCAAGTATAATACAATG ATGACATCATTACTCCAAGGATTTAATACATATTATGCAATTAAGAAATTAAG GAACAATAATCAACAGACTGTCGTTGACACTGAAGTATTTTTGGGCTTACAATATAACACTACAGTCGCTGTGCTTGATCAATATGAAGAAACATACCGAGAAATTGTATCTGCACTCAACATTAGGTGTCCACCGGACA ATCTGTGTATAAGTGCGACCACAGGAGCTGTCATTCCACCCAGCAAAgaag GCAGATGCAGTGAAATAATCACACCAGAATTCCTACAATTCTTCCGGCCGGTGGTTGATAAGGACGGCCTGGTCTGTGTGTCCAGGTGTGATCCTGGCATTGGCACAAAGAACTTTCTGGACTGTAATCAGGGCAACTGTCAGATCAAAGGAAATAAAGGACCTCAGTGTTT TTGCCCATATACGGACCAGTACATTTACACCTACCCAAGATGTCGAGGAAAGATATTAATagttgcaatgtatggaagtgtGGGGGCCGCTGTTGGAGTGCTGTTGATCGTCAATGTCGTCCTAGGAGTATTCCTCTACAAGAAAAAATTCCACAAATAA